In the genome of Populus alba chromosome 11, ASM523922v2, whole genome shotgun sequence, one region contains:
- the LOC118047560 gene encoding ABC transporter G family member 9, whose amino-acid sequence MEQEKADIEAMNEEEPGVSTIFKKATKAVSLRFEDVVYKVRLTKAGFCGKIVKAEEKVILKGITGKVLPGEMLAMFGPSGSGKTTLLTALGGKLGGLLDGNISYNGKNFSNSMKRNMGFVTQDDVLYPHLTVTETLVFTALLRLENNFSKEEKIMHAESVITQLGLTKCKNSIIGGPFMRGVSGGERKRVSIGQEMLINPSLLFLDEPTSGLDSTTAQRIVSNLWELAKGGRTIVMTIHQPSSRLFYMFDKVLLLSEGSPLYFGEGSQVMDYFSSNGYAPAVPMNPADFLLDLANGVSSNGEVPGSVKQNLVSAYKSNLANKLKSEVQDIDEQPLDGLNDQKVARWATTWWQQFSVLLRRGVKERKHDSFSGLKIAQVLVVAFLSGLLWWQSDVSHLQDQMGLLFFYSGFWGFFPLFQAIFTFPQERSMLEKERSSGMYRLSSYFMSRIVSDLPMELVLPTIFVSITYWMAGLKGTPGNFLHTLFVLLYSVLVSGGLGLALGALVLNQKSATIMGSVVMLSFLLAGGYYVTHVPAFISWVKYISISQYTYKLLLGSQFKPTDTYPCGGAGGVCLVGDYPAIKQVGLDGQVLGAVALGIMLVVYRLIAFFALMRIGVTKK is encoded by the exons ATGGAACAAGAGAAGGCTGACATAGAGGCAATGAATGAGGAAGAACCAGGAGTCTCAACCATCTTCAAGAAAGCAACTAAGGCTGTTTCTTTGAGG TTTGAGGATGTGGTCTACAAGGTCAGACTTACGAAAGCAGGTTTTTGTGGAAAGATTGTCAAAGCAGAAGAAAAGGTTATCTTAAAGGGAATCACAGGCAAGGTTCTACCTGGTGAAATGCTAGCCATGTTCGGTCCATCAGGCAGTGGGAAAACAACTCTCTTAACCGCATTAGGAGGCAAACTTGGAGGACTACTTGATGGGAACATAAGCTATAATGGCAAGAACTTCTCCAACTCAATGAAAAGGAACATGGGATTTGTTACTCAAGATGATGTTCTTTACCCTCATTTAACAGTGACAGAAACTTTGGTTTTCACTGCCCTTCTTaggttagaaaataattttagtaaagaagaaaagatcaTGCATGCAGAATCTGTGATTACTCAACTAGGTTTAACCAAGTGCAAGAATAGCATCATTGGGGGCCCATTTATGAGAGGAGTTTCTGGGGGTGAGAGAAAGAGGGTTAGTATAGGACAGGAGATGCTCATAAACCCTAGCCTTCTTTTCTTGGATGAGCCAACATCAGGTCTTGATTCTACAACAGCACAAAGAATTGTGTCCAATTTGTGGGAGCTGGCAAAAGGAGGAAGAACAATTGTAATGACCATCCATCAACCTTCAAGTAGGTTATTTTACATGTTTGACAAGGTTTTGCTGTTATCAGAAGGCAGCCCACTGTACTTTGGGGAAGGATCGCAAGTTATGGATTACTTTTCCAGCAATGGATATGCTCCAGCGGTTCCCATGAATCCTGCTGATTTCCTTTTGGACCTTGCAAATG GTGTATCATCAAATGGTGAGGTTCCTGGATCAGTCAAGCAGAATCTAGTGTCAGCCTACAAGAGCAATCTTGCAAACAAGTTGAAGTCAGAGGTTCAAGACATTGATGAACAGCCTCTAGATGGATTAAATGATCAGAAAGTTGCACGGTGGGCAACAACTTGGTGGCAACAGTTTTCTGTATTGTTGAGAAGAGGAGTGAAAGAAAGGAAGCATGACTCCTTCTCCGGCCTCAAGATTGCTCAGGTCTTGGTGGTTGCTTTCCTTTCGGGGCTTCTGTGGTGGCAATCTGATGTATCCCATCTACAAGATCAG ATGGGGCTCCTCTTCTTTTACTCAGGATTCTGGGGCTTCTTCCCTTTATTCCAAGCTATTTTCACCTTCCCCCAAGAACGTAGCATGCTCGAAAAGGAACGATCTTCCGGCATGTATCGACTGTCATCATACTTCATGTCAAGGATTGTCAGTGACCTCCCGATGGAGCTCGTCCTCCCTACCATTTTTGTAAGTATAACCTACTGGATGGCAGGGCTTAAAGGCACACCAGGAAACTTCCTGCATACCTTGTTCGTTCTCTTGTATTCTGTGTTAGTATCCGGCGGTCTAGGGCTAGCACTTGGTGCTCTGGTGTTGAACCAGAAATCTGCAACCATAATGGGATCGGTGGTCATGCTGTCGTTCCTGCTCGCCGGCGGATACTATGTTACACACGTCCCTGCCTTCATCAGCTGGGTGAAGTACATCTCCATTAGCCAATACACATACAAGCTGTTGCTGGGGTCTCAATTCAAGCCCACAGACACCTATCCATGTGGTGGTGCTGGCGGAGTTTGTTTAGTTGGAGATTACCCTGCAATCAAACAAGTGGGGCTTGATGGCCAAGTTCTTGGTGCGGTTGCGTTAGGGATTATGCTTGTGGTTTATCGCCTGATCGCTTTCTTTGCTCTCATGAGGATTGGAGTAACTAAAAAGTAg